The DNA segment CACTTGGTCAGGCATTCTTTTCCTTAAGTGTGGGGATTTCTGTAATGGTGACATACAGTTCTTATTTGAATCGCTCGGTTAGTTTACCACAGTCAGCGATTTCGGTTTCACTAATGAATGTGTTTGTTTCACTCCTTGCTGGGTTAGCAATTTTTCCAGCAGCTTTTTCGTTTAATATTACACCAGATGCAGGACCTGGATTGCTATTCGTTATTCTGCCATCCATTTTTAACCAAATGCCATTTGGAATGTTGTTCTTTATTATATTTTTGATTTTATTCTTATTCGCTGCTTTAACATCTAGTTTCTCGATGCTTGAAGCGACAGTTGCGCCACTGATGAATGCTGGTGTAAATCGTAAAAAAGCAAGCCTCTTGATGGGACTAGTGATCGTTATAATGGCTATCCCAAGTGCACTAAGTTTTGGCGTTTGGAGTGACGTTCAACTATTTGGACTGAGTATTTTTGATGCTGCTGATTTTCTTGTATCAAATATTATTTTACCAGTAGGCGCCTTATTTATTGCGATTTTTGTTGGCTATAGACTACCACGCGAAATGCTTTTAAAAGAATTTACAACCAGTAGCCATTTTGGTAAAAAAATGTTTATTCTTTGGCTCTTTTTAATTAAATATATTGCTCCCATTGCCATTATTTTTGTTTTTCTATCCGCAACTGGATTGATGGATTTCTTCTTTTAATGAAAAAAGCAATCACGCTAAATAATAAGCGGATTGCTTTTCTTATATTGCCATAAGGACGATACTAGCTACACAAATCAGGATTCCACTAAGGCCAATTGTCGTTCCAATTGCTCGCTTTTCTCTCACATTTGCTAGTGTTGTGAAAATAAAACAAATAATAAAGACCCAGTGCCAAAGTAATGAAAAATCAAGTCCTGTGCCAGTAGTAAACATATTAATCACAAAATAAATAACTGCAACAGCAAGAATAGAGATGATCACAACCTGATAGGTTTTACTCTTAAACTTTTTCAACTTCCATCCCGACCAATCTTATTCTGGCTTCGTCATTCTTGAAAATACTACATCGTACATATCATTGCCATAATGAAGTGAACGTTTTACACGTGAAATGGTTGCTGTACTTGCACCTGTTTCCGATTCAATCACATTATATGTTTTTCCATCATGAAGCATTTTTGCTACTTGGAAACGTTGAGCCATGGATTGTATTTCATTCACTGTACAAACATCGTCAAAAAAAGCATAACATTCTTCTAAATTCTCAAGAGTTAAAATCCCTTGGAAGAACTCATCCAATCCTTGTCCACGCAACTTCTCTATTTGCATAACTTTACCTCCAAATAATCTCATATATCCTACTTTCATATTTTAACGTACCAACGTGTAAAACACAAACGTTTCTCTTCACTAAATAAACAAAAAAAGTACTATCTGAGAATTTTATTCCAAGATAGTACTTATTTTTATTCTGCTTTTGTACCAATATCCATTCGATAAAAGAAGTTTGGGTTATCGAGTTTTTCCATTTCTGGATAAAGTAATGTACGCGCTCTAATCATCGTTTCTGCTTCTTTTGCTAGTAGTAAAACACGTCCGCCATTAGAGAGAAAGTCGCCACTTTCATTTTGTTTTGTCCCCGCATGATAAATCACAACATCATTTGAAATATCTGCCAAACCAGTTAGTTTATTCCCTTTTTCATAATGTTCTGGGTAACCAGCACTTGCTAAAACAACACCTAGCGTAATACCTTCTTTTTTAAAGCGAACATCTGGTTTTTCGTTATTTAGTAAAGCCTCAATAAGAGCTGCAAAATCACTTTCTAAACGAGGCAAGACAACTTGTGTTTCTGGATCTCCAAATCGTGCATTAAATTCAATTACTTTTGGTCCACTTTCGGTTAAGATAAGTCCCGCATAAAGGATTCCACGGAAGTAACGGCCTTCATTGACCATCCCTTTTGCAGCTGGACGAAGAATGTTTTTAACGGCTTCTTCTACTACAGTTTCAGAAATATGTGGGACCGGTGAATAAGCGCCCATTCCACCAGTATTAGGTCCTTTATCTCCTTCATACGCACGTTTATGATCTTGCGCAATCGCCATTGGGTAAACTTCCTCACCATTCACAAAAGCCATCAGTGAAAACTCTTCACCCGCTAAGAAGTCTTCAATAACCACCTTAAGAGATGCGTCACCGAATTTTTCTTCTAACATCATATCTTTTAACGCAAGAACAGCTTCTTCCATTTCTAGCGCTACTGTGACGCCTTTTCCTGCTGCGAGTCCATCTGCTTTGATAACGATTGGCACACCACGCTCATCCAAGTATGCTTTAGCTTCCTCATAATCTGTGAAGGTTCTAGATGCTGCAGTTGGAATAGCATATTTCTCCATAAATTGTTTCGCGAAATCTTTACTACCTTCAATTAAAGCTGCATTTGCTTTTGGACCAAATGCTTTGATTCCGGCTTCTTCTAAAGCATCGACTACCCCTTCTAAAAGAGGTACTTCAGGTCCAACGATAACAAAGCCAATAGATTTTTCCTTAGCAAAAGCAATTAAAGCTGCTTTATCCGTTTCAGAAATAGCCACTAACTCTATGTCGTCCAAACGCATTCCATCATTTCCTGGAGCGCAGTAAACTTTTTCGACATTGTTTGATTCTAATAATTTTTTACTAATGGCATGTTCTCTACCACCACTACCAACTACTAATAAGTTCATTTGATTACACGTCCTTTTTATGAGGATTAATGTTTGAAGTGTCGTACATGAGTTAGGACCATTGAAATCCCATATTTATCTGCCATTGCAATTGATTCTTTATCTTTAATAGATCCACCAGGTTGAATAATTGCTGTAATTCCCGCTTTTGCTGCTGCTTCCACTGTATCGTCCATTGGGAAAAAAGCATCTGATGCAAGAACGGCGCCTTTCGCTTTTTCACCGGCTTGTTCTAGCGCAATCAAGGCCGAACCAATTCGATTCATTTGGCCAGCACCAATCCCAAGTGTTTGTTTATCAGAACCAACAACAATCGCATTAGACTTCACATGTTTCACAATTTTCCACTGGGCAAGTAGAGCTTTCATTTCCGCTTCTGTTGGCTGTTTTTCTGTTACTACTTCATAGCCCGCACTATCTTCCACAAAAGAATCGCTCGCTTGAATGAGAAGCCCACCATTTACAGATGTTTTTTCCAAACTTTCCACCGAACCAGCAAATGGAACAGTTAGCAATCGAATATTTTTCTTTTTCGCTAAAATGGTAAAAGCTTCTTCTGAAAAACTTGGTGCAATAATGATTTCCAAGAAAATTTTACTCATATGTTCCGCTGTTTTTGCATCCACTTCTTTATTTAAAGCAACAATCCCACCAAAAATAGAGGTTTCATCTGCTTCATAGGCTTTTAAATAAGCTTCTTCAATATTTTCGCCAACACCAACGCCGCATGGATTCATATGTTTTACTGCCACCGCAACTGGCTCCGTAAATTCATTCGCAATTTTAAGAGCAGCATCTGCATCACGAATGTTGTTATAAGACAATTCTTTGCCGTGTAATTGTTTAGCAGCACTAATAGAGTTTAGAAGCGCTACTGGTTCTGTATAAAAAGCTGCATCTTGGTGAGGATTTTCACCATAACGCAAGGCTTGTTTTCGATTATAAGTGAATGTCACTTTTTCTGGGAAAGTTTCTCCAGTAATTTTTGTTAAGTATTCTGCAATGACAGCATCATAAGCCGCTGTATGCCGAAATACTTTGGCAGCTAGGCGTTGTCTTGTTTCAAATGTAGTTGCTCCGTGCTCTTTTAGTTCTGTAAGTACTGTATCGTAATCAGCTGCATCCACTACTACTGTTACTGCTGCATAATTTTTCGCAGCTGAGCGTAACATCGAAGGCCCTCCAATATCAATATTTTCAATTGCTTCTTCTAATGTAACACCCGGTTTTTGAATGGTTTCTTGGAAAGGATATAAATTAACGACGACTAAATCAATTGGCTCAATATCGTGTGCCGCAATAGCTTCCATATGTTCCGCTGTGTCACGTCTTGCAAGTAAACCGCCATGAATTGCTGGATGAAGCGTTTTTACTCGGCCATCAAGCATTTCTGGAAATTTAGTTACATCTTCTATGCCAGTCACGGGTATGCCGGCTTGTTCAAATGTTGCTTTTGTTCCACCAGTTGAAATAATTTCTACACCAAGCTCTACTAATTTTTCTGCAAATGGCACGATGCCGTTTTTATCTGATACACTAATAAGCGCTCTTTTCATGATAATTAATCGTTCCCTCCATTTTGAATTAATCCTCGAATCACTTTTGGATAAAAAATATGTTCTATTTGATGGATTTTTTTCGCTAAAGTATCTACTGTTTCCGCTTTATCAATCGCCACTTTCACTTGATCAATAATCGGCCCTGTATCCATTCCAGCATCTACAAAATGCGCTGTAACACCCGTTTCTAAAACATTCGCCCGAATCGCTTGACCAATCGCATCTTTCCCTTTGAACTCAGGTAATAGTGATGGATGTAAGTTAACGATTTGCTCTGGAAATTCTGCAAGTAATGTTGGCCCAATTAAGCGCATATATCCCGCAAGAACTAATAAATCAATTTCTAATCCTCGTAGTTCCAGCAAAATTTCCGTTTCAAAAGCTTCCTTATCCAAATAATTTTTCGCTTCAAAAAGGAAAACCGGAATATGTGCCTTATTCGCACGTTCTAAAACATACGCATTCGGTTTATCACAAACAAGTAATTTCACATGAGGCTTAATGAGCTTATCGTCCACTAAAGCTTGAAAATTCGAACCGTTCCCAGAAGCAAAAATGGCTATATTCATTTGTTTAAGCCTCCTGAAAAGATAACCGAATCGTTTTCACGTGTCGTCACTTCACCAATAACATAGGCTGCTTCACCGTTTTGGACAAGTACTTCTAATGTTTTTTCAACATCCTCTTTCTTAACTGCCAAAACCATACCAATACCCATGTTGAAAATTTCATACATTTCAAGCTCGTTTAATTGACCATATTTTTGCATGACGTCAAAAATCGGAAGAATCGGCCATGATCCAAGCTCCACTTTTACTGCTAAATCTTTCGTTAACATCCGTGGTAAATTTTCTACAAATCCGCCACCAGTCACATGTGTAATTCCGTGAACATCCACTTTTTTTAAGACTTCTAAAACTGGCTTCACATAAATGCGTGTTGGTTTAAGCAGTTCCTCCACAAGTGGCACATCTAGTTCCGTAATTTCTGCATTGAGCTTAAAGTCATTGTCTTTGAAGAAAATTTTCCGAACAAGAGAATAACCATTACTATGAATCCCGCTTGAGGGAATACCAATTAGTGTATCTCCCGCTTTGACAGCACCTTCTGTAATCAGTTTCTTTTTCTCAACAGCCCCAACAGTAAAACCAGCTAAATCGTAATCGTCCGCTCCATACATATCTGGCATTTCCGCCGTTTCTCCGCCAATTAACGCTGCTCCTGCTTGTTCGCAGCCATCAGCCACACCCTTAACAATTTGTTCCATTTTAATAGGATCAGTTTTACCTGTTGCGATATAATCTAAGAAAAATAATGGCTCAGCCCCTTGAGCTAAAATGTCATTAACGCACATTGCCACGCAGTCAATCCCGATAGTATCATGCTTGTCTGCTTCAATAGCCAAAAGTAATTTCGTTCCAACTCCATCAGTACCAGAGACAAGGACAGGCTCTTTTAAATTCAAACTACTTAAGTCAAACATGCCTCCAAAAGAACCAAGTGCTCCCATCACGCCCATCCGCTCAGTTCTAGCCACATGTTTTTTGATACGTTCGACTACTTGATAGCCAGCTTCTACATCCACGCCTGCTTTACTATATGCATTCTCTGCCATTCGATTTGTCACTCCTCATTATTTTTCTGCTTCTAAGCTCGCTAAATATTCCGCTTCATAATCGTATAAAGGGGTTGGATAATCACCGTTAAAATAAGCCATACAAAGTCCGCCGTATGGTTCATTCGGATACGGTCTTCCAATCGAATCCACTAAACCTTCTTCACTCAAATACTCTAATGAATCCGCCCCTATAATTCGGCAAATTTCATCAACAGAATAATTAGATGCAATTAATTCATTTCGCGTTTGAATATCAATTCCATAAAAACAAGGAAAAGCAAGTGGTGGGGAAGCAATACGAACATGAACTTCTGCTGCTCCTGCTTCTCGTAAAAGTTGCACAATTCGTTTACTCGTCGTTCCACGGACAATCGAATCATCAATCATGACAACACGTTTCCCTTCTACAACTCCGCGCACCGCAGAAAGCTTCATTCGGACACCTTGCTCTCTAAGTTCTTGTGAAGGTTGGATAAAAGTTCTTGCCACATATCTATTTTTGATAAGACCAAGTTCGTAAGGCAGTCCAGCTTCTTCAGCATACCCAATCGCTGCAGAAATACTCGAATCCGGTACACCAGTCACAACATCTGCATCAATAAAAGCTTCTTTTGCCAACCTTTTCCCAGAACGTTTTCTTGCCGAATGGACGTTAATCCCAGCAATATTAGAGTCTGGTCGAGCAAAATAAATATATTCCATGCTACAAATTGAATGCGTCACATTTTCCGTGAATTTTTCAATTCGTAGTCCGTCATTATTAATAATAATTAGTTCACCTGGTTCTACATCACGCACAAATTCTGCGCCGACTGTTTCAAAAGCACAAGTTTCCGAAGCTACAACATAAGAATCACCAATTCGGCCAATCGAAAGCGGCCTAAAACCATTTGGATCAAGTGCAGCATACATCGTATCTTCCGTAAGAAGCATATAAGCAAAGCCACCTTTAACTTTGTTTAAAGCCACTTTTAAATCTTCTACAAAGTCCCCTGTATGGCTACGTTTGATTAGATGTGCTAATACTTCTGTGTCTGAACTCGTTTGAAAAATAGCGCCTTCTTCTTCTAATTCACGGCGTAAACTTTTCGCATTAACTAAATTTCCATTATGTGCAAGCGCTAAAGAAGAACTATGAAAGTGAAATAAAAATGGTTGCACATTCCCTAAGTTTTTTTGACCAGCTGTTGCATAACGAACATGGCCGATTGCTGCCTTACCTTTTAAATCGTCTAGTTCACCGTGCTTAAATACATCTGCTAAAAGCCCTAGATTACGATGACCTTTTAGCGTTTCTCCATCTGTTGAAACAATTCCGGCACCCTCTTGCCCGCGATGTTGTAAACTATGCAACCCATAATAGGTGATTTCTGCTGCATTAGGATGATCCCAAATACCAAAAATACCACATTCTTCATTAAGTCCTTTTACTTCAGCAAGCATGGAATAGCCCCTTCCCAAATGGATCGTAAATCAGTCGTACTAGCTGTTACCTCTTCTTCCTTATATTTCACACGAATCGTTTCATCTGCTGTTACTACTCCAAGTCGATATACTTTTTCTTGTTCCATTATTTTAGCAAAAACAGCTTCATTTTCAGGTTTTACCGAAACTAAGAAGCGCGATTGTGATTCACTGAAAAGCTGATTTAATGCAAATGGCACTTCTACATCCGCGCCAAGACCTGCTTTAAAAGTCGCTTCCGCAAGTGCAACCCCGAATCCGCCTTCTGCTAAATCGTGACTAGAAGAAACTAATCCTTCGCGAATCGCTGTTAAAAGTAACTCTTGATATTTCTTCTCTGTCGTTAAATCTAATTCTGGCGCGCGTCCGCTAATTTTCCCTTGTTGTAATTTCTGTAATTCTGAGCCATTATATTCCGCTTTTGTTTCACCAATTAAGAAAATCACGTCACCACTGTTTTTAAAATCTTGCGTGGTAATATGCGCCAAGTCTTCTACTAAACCAACCATTCCAATGACTGGTGTTGGATAAATTCCTGTTCCGTCAGTTTCATTATAAAGCGACACATTCCCCGAAATAACAGGCGTATCTAATTCTAAACAAGCTGCGCTAATACCATCTGCTGCTTTTTCAATTTCCCAAAATATTTCTGGTTTTTCTGGATTACCAAAGTTTAGTCCGTCTGTAATAGCTAATGGTTTCCCACCAGAACAAACGATATTACGCGCTGCTTCTGCAACCGCTATTGCTCCACCGACCTCTGGATCAAGATATAAATAGCGCGAATTACAGTCCGTTGTCATCGCTATTGCTTTCTCTGTTCCACGCACACGAACAATCGCCGCATCCGAGCCAGGAACAACAGCTGTGTCCGTCCGAACTTGATAATCGTACTGTTCATAAATATGTCGTTTACTTGCAATCGTTGGCTGAGCAAGCAATTCTTTCCACACTTCGACCACATCTTCCATCACCGGCACAAAAGGCTGTTCTTCTTGAAAAGCCTGATAACGAGCTGGTTCTGTGGAAGGTTTATGATAAACCGGCGCGTCTTCCGCAAGTGCATCCACAGGCACATTAGCAACTACTTCACCATGATGAATAATTTTGTACATCTTATCATCGGTTACTTTACCAATAACGACAGCCTCTAAACCGTAACGGTCAAACAATGCTTGAATTTCATCTACATGACCTTTTTTCACACATAGAAGCATCCGTTCTTGAGATTCTGAAAGCAACATTTCATACGGTGTCATATTTAATTCTCGTTGCGGCACATCATCCATAATTAATTCCAAGCCAGCACCAGCTTTTGACGCCATTTCAGAACTCGAACTAACGAGACCAGCTGCCCCCATATCTTGAATTCCCACTAAAATATCCGAATGATCACGAATCACATCTAAACAAGCCTCGAGCAACAATTTCTCCATAAAAGGATCACCCACTTGCACAGCAGAACGTTGTTGTTCGCCTTCTTCACTAAACTCTACAGAAGCAAAAGTGGCACCATGAATCCCATCACGACCAGTTTTCGCACCTACATACATAACCGGATTGCCAATTCCTTTTGCTTGTCCTTTTTGAATATCTTTTGCTTCAATTAAACCTACACACATCGCATTCACTAGCGGATTCTTTGTATAACAAGGATCAAATTGGATTTCGCCGCCAACAGTAGGAATCCCAATCGAATTACCGTATCCCGCGATCCCAGCAACCACTTCACTCACTAAGTATTTCGAATGAGGTGTATCTAGCTCTCCAAAACGAAGCGAGTTTAGCATCGCAATCGGTCTAGCTCCCATTGAAAATACATCGCGAATAATTCCCCCAACACCAGTTGCCGCACCTTGATACGGCTCTACATATGAAGGATGATTATGACTTTCAACTTTAAAAGCAACGCCTAAACCATCACCAATATCTACAATCCCCGCACCTTCACCTGGACCTTGCAATACTTGTTTTCCTTCTGTCGGAAATTTCCGAAGTACTGGTTTCGAGTTTTTATAACTACAATGTTCGGACCACATAACCGAGAAAAGTCCTGTTTCTGTATAATTAGGCTCGCGTCCAAGAATGGAACAAACAAGCTCATATTCACTATCCGTTAAACCCATTTCTTGATATATCTTTTGTTCTTTAATTTCTTTTGTAGTTGGCTCCATGTTAGGCATTTACTTGTTCCTCCTTCCAAGCTTGTACAATCGATTGGAAAAGTCTTAACCCATCTGTACCACCAATAATATCTTCTACTGCACGTTCTGGATGCGGCATCATCCCAAGCACATTTCCACGTTCATTAACAATACCAGCAATATCCGCACGACTTCCATTTGGATTAACACTATCATATGTAAAAACAATCTGATTATTTTCTTTTAATTTCAAAAGTGTTTCATCGTCACAATAATAATTACCTTCCCCATGAGCAACCGGCACATGAATAACCTCATTATCTTCATAAAGTCCAGTAAATATCGTATTACCATTTACCACACGAAGCGGCACCGTTTTGCAAATAAAATGTAAATTATTATTTCTAATTAAAGCACCTGGTAGCAATCCAATTTCCGTTAAAATTTGGAATCCATTACATACACCAAGCACTGGTTTCCCGGTTTCAGCAAAGCGTAAAACTTCGGGCATAATACTTGAAAATTTCGCAATCGCGCCAGTTCGCAAGTAATCTCCATAAGAAAATCCACCTGGAAGTAATACTGCGTCAAAGCCTTCAAGACTCGTTTCCGCATGCCATACATATTCCGCCTCCTCGCCAAGAGAATCGCGAATCGCATGTAACATATCAAGATCACAATTAGAACCTGGGAACTGAATGACAGCAAATTTCATCTTTTAAGCCTCCTCGATTTCATATCGGTAATCTTCCATCACCGGATTTGTTAACAATTTATCACACATTTCATTCAATACTTCATGAATATCTCTATCAGATTTCGCTACTTTTAATTCCATAAACTTACCAATACGAACATCTTCCACTTCTACGTAACCCATACTTTTCGCTGCATCTTTTACAGCGACCCCTTGTGGATCTAATACGCTTTTCTTTAAAGTGACATAAACTTTGACATTATACATTTTGTGGCCTCCTAGTTTTGAACTTGCTTTAATCGATTCAATACTTCTGTATACACATCTGTTAAATTGCCAATATTCCGACGAAAGACATCCTTATCGAGCTTTTGCTTTGTTTCCTTGTCCCAAAGTCTGCATGTATCTGGTGAAATTTCATCCGCTAGTAAAATATTTCCGTCCGCATCACGACCAAATTCTAACTTAAAATCAATCAGCGTAATATTCATTTGATTAAATAACACTTGTAAAACCTCGTTAATGGACCGAGCTGCCTTCCGAATCACTTCCATCTCATTCGTTGTCGCAATTTCTAAATAAAGCACATGGTCATCATTAATAAATGGATCATCTAGCGCATCCTCTTTATAATAAAATTCTACTATCGCAGACGGAATTTCCTCGCCTTCTTCTTTCCCAAGACGCTTTGCAAGGCTCCCTGCTATCACATTACGAACTACCACTTCAAGCGGAATAATAGATACTTCTTTAACCAATTGTTCCGTTTCTGAAATCGCTCGAATAAAATGACTTCGAATTCCTGCTTCTTCTAAATAAGAAAAAATAAGTGCTGTGATTTGATTATTAAGCTCACCCTTACCAGCAAAAGATTCTTTACGGACGCCATTAAGCGCAGTCGCGTCATCT comes from the Listeria welshimeri serovar 6b str. SLCC5334 genome and includes:
- a CDS encoding sodium-dependent transporter, yielding MQENREEWGSKIGFILASAGSAIGIGAIWKLPYVAATAGGGAFFLLFLVLTLLVVMPLLIAEFVIGRGSGGDAVQAYKTLAPLTKWNLLGKLGVVGASILFSFYSVVGGWIITYLIKTLVGGIAGENQASLLHDFQVTTANPWISVGATILFILLNVIVISRGVVSGIEKMSKFMMPALFILFIVLIIRSLTLPGAMEGVAFFLRPDFSHFTAQTVLITLGQAFFSLSVGISVMVTYSSYLNRSVSLPQSAISVSLMNVFVSLLAGLAIFPAAFSFNITPDAGPGLLFVILPSIFNQMPFGMLFFIIFLILFLFAALTSSFSMLEATVAPLMNAGVNRKKASLLMGLVIVIMAIPSALSFGVWSDVQLFGLSIFDAADFLVSNIILPVGALFIAIFVGYRLPREMLLKEFTTSSHFGKKMFILWLFLIKYIAPIAIIFVFLSATGLMDFFF
- a CDS encoding YerC/YecD family TrpR-related protein, which gives rise to MQIEKLRGQGLDEFFQGILTLENLEECYAFFDDVCTVNEIQSMAQRFQVAKMLHDGKTYNVIESETGASTATISRVKRSLHYGNDMYDVVFSRMTKPE
- the purD gene encoding phosphoribosylamine--glycine ligase, with the translated sequence MNLLVVGSGGREHAISKKLLESNNVEKVYCAPGNDGMRLDDIELVAISETDKAALIAFAKEKSIGFVIVGPEVPLLEGVVDALEEAGIKAFGPKANAALIEGSKDFAKQFMEKYAIPTAASRTFTDYEEAKAYLDERGVPIVIKADGLAAGKGVTVALEMEEAVLALKDMMLEEKFGDASLKVVIEDFLAGEEFSLMAFVNGEEVYPMAIAQDHKRAYEGDKGPNTGGMGAYSPVPHISETVVEEAVKNILRPAAKGMVNEGRYFRGILYAGLILTESGPKVIEFNARFGDPETQVVLPRLESDFAALIEALLNNEKPDVRFKKEGITLGVVLASAGYPEHYEKGNKLTGLADISNDVVIYHAGTKQNESGDFLSNGGRVLLLAKEAETMIRARTLLYPEMEKLDNPNFFYRMDIGTKAE
- the purH gene encoding bifunctional phosphoribosylaminoimidazolecarboxamide formyltransferase/IMP cyclohydrolase — encoded protein: MKRALISVSDKNGIVPFAEKLVELGVEIISTGGTKATFEQAGIPVTGIEDVTKFPEMLDGRVKTLHPAIHGGLLARRDTAEHMEAIAAHDIEPIDLVVVNLYPFQETIQKPGVTLEEAIENIDIGGPSMLRSAAKNYAAVTVVVDAADYDTVLTELKEHGATTFETRQRLAAKVFRHTAAYDAVIAEYLTKITGETFPEKVTFTYNRKQALRYGENPHQDAAFYTEPVALLNSISAAKQLHGKELSYNNIRDADAALKIANEFTEPVAVAVKHMNPCGVGVGENIEEAYLKAYEADETSIFGGIVALNKEVDAKTAEHMSKIFLEIIIAPSFSEEAFTILAKKKNIRLLTVPFAGSVESLEKTSVNGGLLIQASDSFVEDSAGYEVVTEKQPTEAEMKALLAQWKIVKHVKSNAIVVGSDKQTLGIGAGQMNRIGSALIALEQAGEKAKGAVLASDAFFPMDDTVEAAAKAGITAIIQPGGSIKDKESIAMADKYGISMVLTHVRHFKH
- the purN gene encoding phosphoribosylglycinamide formyltransferase, coding for MNIAIFASGNGSNFQALVDDKLIKPHVKLLVCDKPNAYVLERANKAHIPVFLFEAKNYLDKEAFETEILLELRGLEIDLLVLAGYMRLIGPTLLAEFPEQIVNLHPSLLPEFKGKDAIGQAIRANVLETGVTAHFVDAGMDTGPIIDQVKVAIDKAETVDTLAKKIHQIEHIFYPKVIRGLIQNGGND
- the purM gene encoding phosphoribosylformylglycinamidine cyclo-ligase → MAENAYSKAGVDVEAGYQVVERIKKHVARTERMGVMGALGSFGGMFDLSSLNLKEPVLVSGTDGVGTKLLLAIEADKHDTIGIDCVAMCVNDILAQGAEPLFFLDYIATGKTDPIKMEQIVKGVADGCEQAGAALIGGETAEMPDMYGADDYDLAGFTVGAVEKKKLITEGAVKAGDTLIGIPSSGIHSNGYSLVRKIFFKDNDFKLNAEITELDVPLVEELLKPTRIYVKPVLEVLKKVDVHGITHVTGGGFVENLPRMLTKDLAVKVELGSWPILPIFDVMQKYGQLNELEMYEIFNMGIGMVLAVKKEDVEKTLEVLVQNGEAAYVIGEVTTRENDSVIFSGGLNK
- the purF gene encoding amidophosphoribosyltransferase; the protein is MLAEVKGLNEECGIFGIWDHPNAAEITYYGLHSLQHRGQEGAGIVSTDGETLKGHRNLGLLADVFKHGELDDLKGKAAIGHVRYATAGQKNLGNVQPFLFHFHSSSLALAHNGNLVNAKSLRRELEEEGAIFQTSSDTEVLAHLIKRSHTGDFVEDLKVALNKVKGGFAYMLLTEDTMYAALDPNGFRPLSIGRIGDSYVVASETCAFETVGAEFVRDVEPGELIIINNDGLRIEKFTENVTHSICSMEYIYFARPDSNIAGINVHSARKRSGKRLAKEAFIDADVVTGVPDSSISAAIGYAEEAGLPYELGLIKNRYVARTFIQPSQELREQGVRMKLSAVRGVVEGKRVVMIDDSIVRGTTSKRIVQLLREAGAAEVHVRIASPPLAFPCFYGIDIQTRNELIASNYSVDEICRIIGADSLEYLSEEGLVDSIGRPYPNEPYGGLCMAYFNGDYPTPLYDYEAEYLASLEAEK
- the purL gene encoding phosphoribosylformylglycinamidine synthase subunit PurL, coding for MPNMEPTTKEIKEQKIYQEMGLTDSEYELVCSILGREPNYTETGLFSVMWSEHCSYKNSKPVLRKFPTEGKQVLQGPGEGAGIVDIGDGLGVAFKVESHNHPSYVEPYQGAATGVGGIIRDVFSMGARPIAMLNSLRFGELDTPHSKYLVSEVVAGIAGYGNSIGIPTVGGEIQFDPCYTKNPLVNAMCVGLIEAKDIQKGQAKGIGNPVMYVGAKTGRDGIHGATFASVEFSEEGEQQRSAVQVGDPFMEKLLLEACLDVIRDHSDILVGIQDMGAAGLVSSSSEMASKAGAGLELIMDDVPQRELNMTPYEMLLSESQERMLLCVKKGHVDEIQALFDRYGLEAVVIGKVTDDKMYKIIHHGEVVANVPVDALAEDAPVYHKPSTEPARYQAFQEEQPFVPVMEDVVEVWKELLAQPTIASKRHIYEQYDYQVRTDTAVVPGSDAAIVRVRGTEKAIAMTTDCNSRYLYLDPEVGGAIAVAEAARNIVCSGGKPLAITDGLNFGNPEKPEIFWEIEKAADGISAACLELDTPVISGNVSLYNETDGTGIYPTPVIGMVGLVEDLAHITTQDFKNSGDVIFLIGETKAEYNGSELQKLQQGKISGRAPELDLTTEKKYQELLLTAIREGLVSSSHDLAEGGFGVALAEATFKAGLGADVEVPFALNQLFSESQSRFLVSVKPENEAVFAKIMEQEKVYRLGVVTADETIRVKYKEEEVTASTTDLRSIWEGAIPCLLK
- the purQ gene encoding phosphoribosylformylglycinamidine synthase subunit PurQ produces the protein MKFAVIQFPGSNCDLDMLHAIRDSLGEEAEYVWHAETSLEGFDAVLLPGGFSYGDYLRTGAIAKFSSIMPEVLRFAETGKPVLGVCNGFQILTEIGLLPGALIRNNNLHFICKTVPLRVVNGNTIFTGLYEDNEVIHVPVAHGEGNYYCDDETLLKLKENNQIVFTYDSVNPNGSRADIAGIVNERGNVLGMMPHPERAVEDIIGGTDGLRLFQSIVQAWKEEQVNA
- the purS gene encoding phosphoribosylformylglycinamidine synthase subunit PurS, producing MYNVKVYVTLKKSVLDPQGVAVKDAAKSMGYVEVEDVRIGKFMELKVAKSDRDIHEVLNEMCDKLLTNPVMEDYRYEIEEA
- the purC gene encoding phosphoribosylaminoimidazolesuccinocarboxamide synthase, which translates into the protein MTNELVYEGKAKQLFKTEEAGVLRVAYKDDATALNGVRKESFAGKGELNNQITALIFSYLEEAGIRSHFIRAISETEQLVKEVSIIPLEVVVRNVIAGSLAKRLGKEEGEEIPSAIVEFYYKEDALDDPFINDDHVLYLEIATTNEMEVIRKAARSINEVLQVLFNQMNITLIDFKLEFGRDADGNILLADEISPDTCRLWDKETKQKLDKDVFRRNIGNLTDVYTEVLNRLKQVQN